The stretch of DNA CAGGTTTTCTTCTACTGTAAGGTCTTTAAAAATGCTGGACTCCTGAGGCAGATACCCTATACCCATCTGTGCACGGGCACTTAAAGGCAATTTGGTGACATCTTCACCATCCAAAAAAACCTGCCCTTCTGTCGCATCCGTTAATCCGCATACCATGTAGAATGAAGTGGTCTTTCCCGCACCGTTGGGACCAAGAAGCCCTACGATCTCTTTACTCTTCACCTCTAAAGATATATCATGGACCAACTTTGTTTTTTTAATGGTTTTGGCCAGATTTTTGGCTTCTAGTGTATGCATTATACGTCTATCCTGTAAATTCTACTGTTTTTTTGAGACTCAATGTCTATGGTTGTAACATTATAACCTACGCCTTCTAAAAAGGCTTTAAGCTCATCCGAACCCCACTCTACCATATGCCATCCCGGCTTTTCGAACTCTTCAAAAAGTCCCATCTGCATAAACTCTTCATGGTCTAAACGGTAGAGGTCGTAATGGTACAGACTGCTGCCATCTTTTGCACCATAACACTGCTGTAAAGAAAAGGTCGGAGAGGTCACTTCACCTTCGATCCCTTTGGCTTTGGCTATGGCCTGTGTGAGTGTCGTCTTTCCTGCAGCCAGATCACCTCTTAAAAATACGATCGAATCAGAAGGAAGTGTCTCTTCTAAGTAACTGACCACTTTATCCAGTTCATCTAGGGATGCAATGATCTCTTTCACTAGGCATTACTTCCTGAGAGCTGTTGACTAATCTTGGCCATACGTTCTAGATGTTCACTGGCCTTACCGCTGTCAAGTCCGCTTTTAGCCATCTCGATCGCCTCTTCTATGTCACGCACATGACCGTCTACAAAAAGTGCAAAGGCTGCATTGAGCAGCACAATGTCTCTTTTTGCACCTTTCTCTTTACCAGAGAATATATCGCGTGTGATCTGCGCATTAAAGTTTGCATCCCCGCCCAGAATGGCCTCTCTAGGGGCTAGTTTAAATCCAAATCTCTCCGGATTGATCTCACCTTCCAATATACGGTTTGACTCTACATAGGCAAAAGAGGAATTGCAGGCAAGCGAAATCTCATCCATACCATCATGACTACTGACCACACAGGCACGTTTGGCACCCAATTCAACCAATGCATCGGCTATACGCTTGATGAAAGAAGGGTCGAATACCCCCAAAAGGTATTTCTCTGCACCGGCAGGATTTGTCAATGGTCCAAGAATATTAAAGATAGTTCTGTGTTCGATAGACTTACGTATAGGCATAATATGCTTCATCGCAGGATGATGGTCTGTTGCAGGGAAAAAACAAAAGCCTGTCTCTTCAAGCATTTTGATCTTATTCTCTATAGTGAGGTCTAGGTTAATGCCCAGTGCTTCAAGGACATCTGTAGATCCTGAGTTGGAAGTCACGCTTCTGTTCCCATGTTTGGCCACAACACGACCCATAGAAGCAAGAAGAAGCGACACAGTGGTAGAGATATTAAAGCTTCCACTTTTATCTCCACCAGTTCCCACTACATCGATGGCTTTTTCTTTCAGAGTATCAGATAAAGAGAGTTTGATAGAGTGTTCACGCATGACTGAAGCAGCCGCAGCAATATCACTGCCGCTTTCACCTTTTTCATACAGTGCTACAAGGAAATCTCTTGCTTCCTCTGTACCCATCTCGTTATTAAATAGTCTTTCAAATTGTTCTTTTATATTCATAGGGGAGATTTTACCATGTTTATATTTGTATTGAAATTATGTATTGTACAAAGTACACCTTATGACATCATGAACACCCTTGTCAGCGAAGCGATTTGAGAGTGATGTCGATTTTTGTTTCGTTTTTCTAAAAAATGAAAGGAGAAACATCACCACAGTTTAAAATAGAAGGAATATAGATAAAAAATAAATAGCGCTTAACATCAAAAGGCTTTATAACCTGAATCATATTCAGTTAAAGCTCTTTTACATACTCTTCTTTTTGACTCTTAGGTATGGTCTTGGTTGTAGGAATCTGCAGGACTTCATAGGACTTAGGACCCTTAAGATACTCTATGGTCACCTTATCCCCTACGGCTACATTCTTCGACGCTTTAGCCTTCATTCCATTGACATAAACCACACCAGATTTAAGCATATCCGTAGCAATAGTACGACGCTTCACCACATTCACAGCCGACAACCATTTATCTACACGCACCCTAAAACTCCTATTAATCACACGAAGTGTGCCCAGTCACAGCAAACGCCGTCAATTTATCTTAAACAGTGTCGACCTGAACGCCCTTGAAAGCGAAGCGATTCGAGAAGGTCGACGATTTTTGCTTACTTTTTCTAAAAAAGTAAGAGGAAAGCATACTCACAATCCAAGTGAAAGGAAATTAATCCAAAATACCTAATACTAAAAATTAGTGCAATTCCACGTTCAACTTCACTTCTCTCGTACTTCTACGAGCAATGATCTCACCTGTAGTAGAATCTTGTCTAAAGTGGATCCCGTTAAGCCCTTGAAGCTCTGCACCTTTAAACGTTGTTTTATACTCAAGTTTTGCTTCAGGATTCGCTTCAGCGATCTTAGCCAACTCTTCCGGAGCGATCTTGATCTTCGTACCGGCCAAAATCGTGATACCTGCATCCACAATACATGCATCACCCAAAGGAAGACCGGTTACAGAGTTTGCACCAAGAAGTGTGTTCTCCCCGATGCTGATAGGATTTCCGTCCGTACCAGAAAGGACACCGAGGATACTTGCACCACCACCGACATCTGAACCTGCACCCACGATAGCAGATGAAGAGATACGACCTTCAACCATCACAGGACCGAGTGTTCCTGCATTGAAGTTGATATATGATGCACCTGGCATCACTGTTGTACCTGCAGCAAGTTGCGCACCCATACGTACTTTAGATGCTTCCAGGATACGTGTATTATCCGCTGGGATCACATGCTGTAAGAATCTTGGGAATTTGTCGACAGCATCCACAGCCGGATAGGTACCGTTAAGTTTCATTTCGATCTCATTTTCTCTGAGGTAATCCAGTTCATACGGTGTATTACCTACCCATGCCACATTTGACAAGATACCAAATGCACCATTCAGGTTGATCTTTCTAAGTTCTGCTTTACTCTGAGAAAGCGCATAGAGTTTAAGATAGACTGCTTCTACAGATCCAGGGTTTGCATCTTCGAACAAAAATACGATTCTAAAGTTTTTACCAATATCCGCCATGTTTGATAATGCTTTGATCACTTGTACGTTTTTATGCGCATCCCCTGTTGCTTCTGCT from Sulfurovum xiamenensis encodes:
- the tsaE gene encoding tRNA (adenosine(37)-N6)-threonylcarbamoyltransferase complex ATPase subunit type 1 TsaE yields the protein MKEIIASLDELDKVVSYLEETLPSDSIVFLRGDLAAGKTTLTQAIAKAKGIEGEVTSPTFSLQQCYGAKDGSSLYHYDLYRLDHEEFMQMGLFEEFEKPGWHMVEWGSDELKAFLEGVGYNVTTIDIESQKNSRIYRIDV
- the trpD gene encoding anthranilate phosphoribosyltransferase; amino-acid sequence: MNIKEQFERLFNNEMGTEEARDFLVALYEKGESGSDIAAAASVMREHSIKLSLSDTLKEKAIDVVGTGGDKSGSFNISTTVSLLLASMGRVVAKHGNRSVTSNSGSTDVLEALGINLDLTIENKIKMLEETGFCFFPATDHHPAMKHIMPIRKSIEHRTIFNILGPLTNPAGAEKYLLGVFDPSFIKRIADALVELGAKRACVVSSHDGMDEISLACNSSFAYVESNRILEGEINPERFGFKLAPREAILGGDANFNAQITRDIFSGKEKGAKRDIVLLNAAFALFVDGHVRDIEEAIEMAKSGLDSGKASEHLERMAKISQQLSGSNA
- a CDS encoding RNA-binding S4 domain-containing protein, with the protein product MRVDKWLSAVNVVKRRTIATDMLKSGVVYVNGMKAKASKNVAVGDKVTIEYLKGPKSYEVLQIPTTKTIPKSQKEEYVKEL
- a CDS encoding tetrahydrodipicolinate N-succinyltransferase N-terminal domain-containing protein, with amino-acid sequence MAIETVTSTDAFKQLVTDVTSQAGYKEPMAFGIARVDRGQKNAEKILQANFGLINWKENFGSAAVFIKALQEANCDVDFSGTEFVATINDNFVHNAMAAFAPYVAEATGDAHKNVQVIKALSNMADIGKNFRIVFLFEDANPGSVEAVYLKLYALSQSKAELRKINLNGAFGILSNVAWVGNTPYELDYLRENEIEMKLNGTYPAVDAVDKFPRFLQHVIPADNTRILEASKVRMGAQLAAGTTVMPGASYINFNAGTLGPVMVEGRISSSAIVGAGSDVGGGASILGVLSGTDGNPISIGENTLLGANSVTGLPLGDACIVDAGITILAGTKIKIAPEELAKIAEANPEAKLEYKTTFKGAELQGLNGIHFRQDSTTGEIIARRSTREVKLNVELH